The Lutibacter profundi region TTTTGTTTTTAGAATAAAAAATTAAAGATATATTTGTCCTCTGTTAAAAATGGATAAGTGAAAAAACAAATTTTAGGCATATTTTTTTATCTACTTTATTTGTTAGCAATGGTTCGCCCTATTGCCCCTATTATTGAATATTATGCTAACTATGATTATATAGCTAGTGTATTATGTGAAAATAGAGATAAGCCTTATTTAGCTTGTAATGGGAAATGTTACTTAGAAAAGCAATTGAACAAAGTAAATCATAACAATCACGATCACAAATCTACCATTCCTCAAATAGATTTTGATAAGTATCCAGTTTCACCTATTGGACAATTCTCTTATCAATTTAGTAATATTAATGAATTAAATTTTGAAAGATTATTCATTTTAAAGAATACTTCACAAGATTATTTTTCTTCCATATTAAAACCACCACAGGTTATTTTCTTCATATAATCTATTGCTTAAAATTTAGTATACATAGTTATTGCTATGTTAGCATGCGTATTGTGTTTGCAAATAATTGTGGATACACTTAAGCTATTCTACTTCAATTTTAAGATTTAATCAAAAACATATTAATAAGTAATAATACTGTAATCGCTAAAAATTGAGTGCGATTAGGTTAAAAATTATATTCAATGAATAATAAGACTGTATATGCTAGTATATTACTAGTATTTGTTGTGGCATTGTCGTATGCCCAAGAAACAACGATTAAAGGAAAGGTGATTGATGATAAAACAAATAATTATATTGAAAATGCAATCATAAAAGTTTTAAAAAGTAATAAATACACAATTAGCAATAAGAATGGAGAATTTACTTTAAACGTCAACGAAGGAGATCAAATTGAAGTTTCTCACATAAGTTATAAAACGGTAGTAGTAAATGCTCAAAGTCAATTAACCATTACCCTACAATCAGTCCCAATAAGTTTAAATGAAATTATTGTTTCGGCAAATCCTTTACAAGATATTTCTCAATCTGTAGTAGTGAATGAAACTTCAAAAAAAATAAGTCAACCTAGAAGTGTTGGGGGGTTGTTTAGAGATATAAAAGGATTTGGTATTGCCAAAAAAGGAGCCTATGCTTCAGAACCTGTATTTCGTTCATTTAGATTTGAACAATTAAACATACAATATGATGGAGGTATGAAAGTGTTAAATGCTTGTCCAAATAGAATGGATCCTATTACAACTCATGTAATACCTGAAGAAATTGAAAAAATAGAAATTGTTAAAGGTCCTTTTACAGTTCGATTTGGTCAAAACTTTGGAGGAATTATTAACCTTGTAACAAAAACTCCTGATAGAAATAAACTAGGTGTTCACGGAAGTATAGAAGGAGGTTATGAAACAAATGGAAATAACTTGGTAAGCGGAGCATCCGTTATTTTTGTTGGTAAAAAAGTAGACTTAAATTTTAACGGTTCATATCGTGATTTTGGTGATTATACTGATGGAAATGGAATAGAAGTTCCTTCGTCATTTAGAACAACAGATTATTCAATTAAAGTAGGAGTAAACCCAACAGATAATCAACGTTTGCAGTTTAGCTGGAGACAATCTTTCAGTAGAGATATAGATCACGCTGGGTTACCAATGGATTCCCCCTACGATGATAGCTATTTAACAGGAATAGATTATAAAATTAATGAACTTTCTGAAAAAATCAGCAGCTTTACAGTAAAAGTATTTTATTCATATGTTGATCATTTGATGACAAACGAAGGACGCCCTACATTTATGATGGTAGATGCTGCAACACCCGTTGAATCTTGGACTTATGGAGGTAAAGCAGAATTGGTACTTAGCCTCTCTGACAATTCAAAACTTTATACAGGTATTGATGCTAATATTATTGATAGAAAAGGAAATAGAACCAGAATAGTTAAAATGATGAATGGTATGGTGCTTCCTAACCCTATGACCTTTTACGATAAAGTTTGGCAAGATGCAAATTTAGATGATATAGGCTTATTTGCTGAAGGTAAATTTAAAATTGAAGATTATACTACACTAACAACAGGTGTTAGAGCAGACTTTATTGCAACCTCGTTAGATGACCCAGCGGCAAATTTTGAAGCTTTATACGGAGGTGCTATTAACGATAAAACAGAAACAAATATTAGTGCTAATATTTCTGTAAAATATCAAAAAAATGGTTTTCAAACTCAATTGGCTTTTGGTAGAGGTGTAAGAACTGCTTCAATGGTAGAACGCTATATCAATCATTTTAATGTTGGAGTTGACCCTTATGAATATGTAGGAAACCCTAACTTAAAACCAGAAGTAAATAACCAAATAGAATTGTCTTTTTTTAAAAATTTTAAGAACATATTTATTGGTGCATCATTTTTTCATTCATTCTTGGAAGATTATATAACAGCAGTTGTAACAGATATTCCTCGTGTATATATGCCAACAACACCACCAACTGTTACAAAGCAGTTTATAAACGTAGATAAAGCATCTCAAACAGGTTTTGAATTTACATTTAATGTAAAAGCTTCAGAAAAAATCTCATTCACTTCGGATGTATCCTATACAAGAGCTCAAAATAATGATTTTGATGAGCCTATCCCTCAAATTCCGCCTTTTAAAGCAAACTTAGGAGCTAAATATGAAAGTAATAACTATTGGGTTTTATTAAGTTCAAGGTTAGTTGCAGCTCAAAATAGGATTTCAACAACATTTATGGAAGAAAAAACACCTGGTTTTGGAACACTAGATTTACGTTTTGGTTTTGAGCCAAGTAGAAGATTATCAGTTGGTGCAGCAGTACTTAATATTTTTGATAAAGCCTATTATGAACATTTAAATTTCTCGTATCAAAATTCAAATACCCTATCAGGGAGAATTTTTGAACCGGGGAGAAATTTCACAATATATATTAAGTATAAGTTTTAGCAATACTTTATACTTATTTGTTTGTTAATTTGGAAACCACGAAATATTAATTTTTTCGTGGTTTTTTTGCTAATTTTTTTTAAATTGCAGTAAACCAACTAACACAACTTCACAATGAAAATAACTTATTTAGGACATGCAAGTTTAAGTATTGAAACAAGAGATAAAACATTACTAATTGATCCTTTTATTTCGGGAAATGATTTGGCTAAAAGTATTGAAATTGATAAATTACAAGCAGATTATATTTTGATAACGCATGCACATGAAGATCATATTTTAGATGTTGAAGTTATAGCAAAAAGAACAGGGGCTAAAATAATTTCTAATTTTGAAATTGTTACATATTTTGAAACTAAAGGCATTGCTGGTCATCCAATGAATCATGGTGGGAAATGGAAATTTGATTTTGGAACTGTTCATTATACCAATGCTGTACATTCAAGCTCATTTCCTGACGGAAGCTATGGAGGTCAGCCTGGTGGGTTTGTAATTGAAACAAGTCACCATAGATTGTATATAGCAGGTGATACAGCTTTAACATACGATATGAAACTGATTCCTGATGTTATTGGAGAATTAGATTTGGTTGTTTTACCAGTGGGAGACAATTTTACGATGGGAATTGATGAAGCAATAAAAGCCAGTACGTTTTTAAATTGTAATAAAGTTTTAGGCTATCATTTTGATACATTTGGTTATATAAAAATTAATCATAAAGAAGCGTTTGAAAAATTTGCTAAAGCTAAAAAGGAAATATTTTTATTACCAATAGGAGAAAATATTAAATTGTAATTAGGGCTTATTTTTTAACCATTCTTGTCTTAAATCATTAGATAATATTCCTGTTCCATCATGTTTCCACCCTGGTGGTTTCACAAAATATTTTAGTCTATTTCTAAACGAAGTTTTAGAAGTAAATACATCTTTAAAAATAGCGACCCACTCATGAAAAGCAATAGTTATTGGATTAAATGAATTTATATTTGAAGTTAATCCATATACAACTTTTTCATCTTCCAATTCTGATTGGAAAGTTCCAAAAAATTTATCCCAAATAATTAATATGCCTGCATGATTTCTATCTAAATACAGAGGGTTAGATCCATGATGCACCCTATGATGAGATGGTGTATTAAATATTGCCTCAAACCAACGAGGCATTTTGTGTATTAACTCTGTATGAATCCAATATTGATATAATAAGCTAATACTCATTTGGGTAAAAATCATTAATGGATGAAAACCCAATAGAGGCAATGCTAAATAAAAAATAAAACCAAAAAAACTACCAGTCCAAGTTTGCCTTAAAGCAGTACTTAAATTGTATTTTTGTGAAGAGTGATGTACAACGTGTGATGCCCAAAAAAAACGACTTTCATGGCTAATTCTATGAAACCAATAATAAAAAAAATCTTGTCCAACAAAAACAAGTAACCAAGCCCACCAAGTAAAAGGTATTGTAGTAATTTTGTAATTTTCATATAAGAAAGTAATTACAAAAACAATTATTAATTTACTAACCATTTCAATAAAAACATTGCCAATTCCCATTGCTAATGAGGCAAAGGTATCTTTAATATTATAGCTATTAGGCTTTTTCTTATAAATTACAATTCCCTCAATAATTACCGTGGCAATAAAAAAAGGAATAGCATAGTAAATTAAGTTTGGAATGTGTGGTATTTCCATGAAATTTTATTATTTGCTTCCAATATAAATAAATTTTATTTATTTGTACCTTTCAGCGTAAAAATATGAGAGCAACCTTTTTAAAATACATACTAAATTTTAAGCAAGCTAGTGGTACCTCTAGGGGAGTTTTAAAAACAAAAGAAACCTTTTTTTTAAAACTTATTGACGGAAAAAGAATAGGAATTGGAGAATGTGCTGTTTTTAGAGGGCTTAGTGTTGATGACAGACCTGATTATGAAAATAAATTACAATGGCTTTGTAATAATATTAATCAAAACACAACGAATCTATTAAATGAGTTAGTAGAGTTCCCCTCCATACAATTTGGTTTAGAACAAGCTGTTTTATCTTTAAATAGTGTAAATAATTTTGAGTTATACCCTTCAAAATTTACACAGTCTAAAGATTCAATAAATATAAATGGTTTAGTATGGATGGGTAATAAATCTTTTATGAATCAACAAATAAAAGAAAAAATAGCGGCTGGTTTTTCAACTATAAAAATGAAAATTGGAGCGATAGATTTTAAAACAGAATTGTCTTTATTAAAAAGTATTAGAAAAGAGTTTTCAGCTGAAGAAATAGAATTAAGAGTTGATGCTAATGGAGCATTTAAATATTCAGAGGTTTTAGAGAAATTAAAAAGATTAGCTGAATTTGAACTACACTCAATAGAGCAGCCAATAAAACAAGGGCAGTTAAATTTAATGGCAGAAATATGCTTAAAAACACCAATTCCAATTGCGTTAGATGAAGAGTTAATAGGTGTTTTTAATGTAACAAATAAGCAAAAATTACTACAAATAATAAACCCGCAGTATATAATTTTAAAACCCAGTTTGGTTGGCGGATTTAAAGGAAGTGAAGAATGGATAAATTTGGCTGAAAAACAACAAGTTAAATGGTGGGTAACATCTGCTTTGGAAAGTAATATTGGTTTAAATGCAATTGCACAATGGACATATTCTTTAAATACAAAAACCCCTCAAGGTTTAGGAACAGGAAGTTTATTTACCAATAATTTTAAAAGCCCGTTAGAAGTTAAAAAAGGACATTTACATTATAACAATTCAAAAAAATGGAAATTTAATTTATTTTAATTTATGAAATTTATACAACAAGCATACAAAGGGAATAATCAATGGTGGGCATATATAGTAACAATTATAATTTTATTTTTTGGATGGCAGTTTATAGGGGTTATTCCTTTAACAGGTGTTGCATATTTTTATGCCAACGATTTAAATGAATTTGCTAATGCAGCTAAAGATAATTTTGCAACTTTAGGTATTGATACAAATTTGTATTTATTTTTAATAATTTTAACTTTTTTAGGAGGGTTATTATCTTTGTTTTTAGGAATAAAAGTTATTCATAGAAGAAAAATTATAACATTAATTACCAGTCGAGAAAAACTAGATTGGAGTAGGGTATTTTATGCATTTAAAATTTGGGCTGCACTAGGCGTAATTATGATTTTAATAGGATATTTTATTGCTCCTGAAGATTATGTATGGAATTTTAAACCTTTGCCATTTTTTATTTTAGTAGTTATTTCATTGTTGTTTTTACCAATTCAAACTAGTATGGAAGAATTGTTATTTAGAGGTTATTTAATGCAAGGTTTTGGAACGTGGTTTAAAAATTCATTTATTGCATTAATCTTAACTTCAGTAATTTTTGGCTTATTACACGGTTTAAATCCTGAAGTTGAAAAGTTGGGTTGGATTAGTATGATATATTATATTGGAACAGGTTTGGTATTGGGAATTTTCACCTTAATGGATGAAGGAACGGAATTGTCTTTAGGGTTCCATGCTGCAAATAATATAATTGCAGCGGTTTTTGTAACTGCAAATTGGACAGTTTTTCAAACGGATGCTTTATTAGTAGATATCTCTGAACCTTCTGTTGGATGGGAAATGTTTGTACCTGTGTTTATTTTGTATCCACTAGTTCTATTTATTTTCTCTAAAAAATATGGTTGGACCAATTGGCAAGAAAAATTGATGGGAACAATACGTAAACCTATTGAGTTGAAGGAAGAAGAATTTATAGCGTAAGTTTTATAGGTGTAAAGTATAAAGTTGAAAAGCTTTAAAGTCAGGAACAAAAATTACGCCATTCTACACTGCGATATGCAATCTTACAAATTAGAAATTAAAAACAATAAACCAGAAGCCAAAAAAATATTGATCTTGGAAAAAACATCATTTCATAAAGATTTTAAATTACAAGGAATATCATTTAGTTCAAAAGAAGAGTTAATTAATTTTTCTACAAAAAACTTGAATGTAGAGGTTACTCATTTTTTGCAGCAATGGTTTAATAATAGTTTGTTTGTAGAAGTAAAAACATCAGGCTCAACAGGGAAGCCCAAAGATCTAAAACTTCAGAAAAATTATATGGTAAATAGTGCGAAAGCCACAGGTGAATATTTTAAATTGCCTAAAAATACTACAGCATTATTATGCATGTCTCCAAATTATATTGCTGGTAAAATGATGTTAGTTCGCGCATTAACATTGGGTTGGCAATTAGATGTTGTTGAACCAACTTCAAAACCATTAGAAAACACTTCAAAACAATATGATTTTTCGGCAATGGTGCCAATGCAACTACACAATTCTTTAAGTGAGTTGTATAAAATAAAGAAGCTAATTGTTGGGGGTGGCGTTGTTTCAAATGAATTACTTAACAAAATTCAAAATGTAAATACAGAAGTTTTTGCTACTTATGGAATGACCGAAACAATTACACATATTGCCATTAAAAAATTAAATCACTTCAATAACGTCATTGCGAATGAAACGAAGCAATCTCATTATAATGTATTACCAAATATTTCAATTTCTAATGATAGTAGAGGTTGTTTAGTAATTAATGCACCAAATGTTTCTGAAGAAAAAATTATTACAAATGATATTATTGAACTGATTTCTTCCACAAAATTTAACTGGTTAGGACGTTATGATACTGTAATTAATTCGGGAGGAATAAAATTAATTCCAGAACAAATTGAAGAAAAGATTAGAAGTGTTTTAACATCACGTTTTTTTGTTTCGGGATTGCCAGATGTTATCTTAGGAGAACAATTAATTTTGGTAGTTGAATGTATTGATACGGAAATGAATGAAGAAGATATTTTCAAAAAAATAAAAAAGCTAAAATCTGTATCTTCCTATGAAATTCCTAAAAAAATATATTTTTTAGATCGATTTGTAATTACTGAAACAAAGAAAATAAATAGAAAAGAAACACTAAAAATGATTAAGAGTATCGACTTATAATTTTTAAAATCACTAGCAATTTTACCAATATTAAACCCGAATAATGCCATACAGGGGTTTTTGTGGTTTCTTTCAATTCAAAGTAGGCAAGTTTAATATCATTAGGCATATCTTCTAGCTGATAATTTTGATTGCAATTCGTGCAATTTGATTCGCCATATTTCCCTACAGAAATTAGAGGTAATTGTAAAAAGTGTTTATACCTTCCTGAAACAATTATTTTTGTTGATTGTTTTTTGTTGCACTTAGGGCATACAATAGTCGAAGTTATTTCGCTTTTTAGTATTGAAGATTTTTTATTAATTAATGGCATTACATTTCCATAGAGTGGTACACGTTTTGAACATCATCATCCTCTTCCAATTTTTCTAATAATTTTTCAACATCAGCCTGTTGCTCTTCGGAAAGCTTAGTAGTTGTAGTTGGAATTCGTTCGAATCCAGAAGAAAGAATTTCTAAGTTATTTTCTTCTAAATATTTTTGAATAGCTCCAAATTGTTCAAAAGGGGCATAAATTAAAATTCCATCTTCATCTTCAAAAACTTCTTCAACATCAAAATCTATCAATTCTAACTCAAATTCTTCTAAATTCATTTTTAAATCTTCTGCTTTCACTCTAAAATTACAAGTATGGTCAAACATAAAAATCACAGAACCTGAAGTTCCAAAATTCCCATCACATTTATTAAAAGCAGCTCTTACATTAGCAACAGTTCTATTGTTATTGTCAGTTGCTGTTTCAACAACTAAAGCAACACCATGGGGTGCATATCCCTCAAATAAAACTTCTTTATAGTTGGCGGTATCTTTGTCACTTGCTTTTTTTATAGCACGTTCTACATTATCTTTTGGCATATTAGCTGCCTTTGCATTTTGAATAACAGCTCTTAAGCGTGCGTTTGTTTCAGGGTTTGGGCCACCTTCTTTAACTGCCATTACAATATCTTTACCAATGCGAGTAAAGGTTTTTGCCATTGCAGACCAACGTTTCATTTTTCTTGCTTTTCTAAATTCAAAGGCTCTTCCCATAATTTAATATTATTTTTAGTGTTGCAAATGTAATTATTACAATATATTTTCACAATTTTTCACACTTGAATTACTCCCAAATTAAATTCTTTTTTAATAGGGGCATGGTTGGCAGCCTCAATTCCCATACTAATCCATTTTCTGGTGTCTAACGGGTTTATAACGGCATCAGTCCATAAATGTGCAGCTGCATAATAAGGAGATGTTTGTTTGTTATATCTTTCCTGTATAGATTCTAAGATTTCGTTTTCTTTTTCTTTTGAAATTTTTTCACCTTTCTTTTTTAGTGATGCGGTTTCAATTTGCAATAAAACTTTGGCAGCTTGCCCTCCTCCCATAACTGCCAAACGTGCTGATGGCCATGCTACAATTAATCTTGGGTCATAGGCTTTTCCACACATGGCGTAATTTCCCGCACCGTATGAATTTCCTATAATTATAGTAAATTTAGGAACTACAGAATTACTTACGGCATTTACCATTTTGGCTCCATCTTTAATAATACCACCGTGTTCACTTTTGCTACCAACCATAAAGCCAGTTACATCTTGTAAAAAAACTAATGGAATTTTTTTCTGGTTGCAATTTGCAATAAATCGTGTTGCTTTATCTGCACTGTCTGAATAAATGACTCCTCCAAATTGCATTTCTTTTTTTGCGTTTTTCACAACTTTTCGTTGGTTAGCAACAATACCAACTGCCCAGCCATCAATACGTGCGTAAGCACAAACTATTGTTTTTCCATAGTTTTTTTTATATTCTTCAAATTCAGAGTCATCAACAATTCGTTCAATAATGGCACGTATTTCATATTGTTCAGTTCGCGTTTGTGGAAGTATCCCTAAAATATCTTCAGGATTTTCAATAGGTTTTCTTGCTTCAACTCTGTTAAAACCAGCTTTATCAAAATCACCTATTTTATCAATAATATTTTTAATTTTATCTAAAGCTTCATAGTCATCCTTGGCTTTGTAATCAGTTACTCCACTAATTTCACAATGTGTGGTAGCTCCTCCCAAAGTTTCATTATCAATACTTTCGCCAATGGCTGCTTTTACTAAATAGCTTCCTGCTAAAAAAATACTTCCAGTTTTATCTACAATCAATGCTTCATCACTCATAACTGGTAAATAAGCACCACCGGCTACGCAACTTCCCATAATAGCAGAAATTTGTGTTATTCCCATACTGCTCATTATAGCATTGTTTCTGAAAATTCTTCCAAAATGTTCTTTGTCAGGAAAAATTTCATCTTGCATAGGTAGGTAAACGCCTGCACTATCTACTAAATAAATAATAGGCAACCTATTTTCAATAGCAATTTCTTGAGCTCGTAAATTCTTTTTCGCTGTAATAGGAAACCAAGCACCAGCTTTTACAGTGGCATCATTTGCAACAACAATACATTGTTTTCCTTTAATATAACCAATTTTAATAACTACTCCACCCGATGGGCAACCGCCGTGTTCTTTGTACATATTATCACCAGCTAAAGCACCAATTTCTATTGACCTGGATTTATTATCAAGCAAGTAGTTAATTCTTTCTCTTGCCGTTAATTTACCTTTTGCTTTGTGTTTTTCAATGTTTTTAATTCCTCCGCCTTTATAAACGTTTAAAAGTCTTTTTTTTAGCTCGGTAAGTTGAAGTTTATTGTAATCTTCGTTTTTATTGAAATTGATATTCATTTTGCATGTTTTACTATTCGCTAAAGTACAAAATGAATATTAAAATTAATAAATATATTCCTTGGTTGTAAATACCTAGGTAAATATAAATATTTATTGTAAGTTTGTATCAAATTAAGAACTTAAAACAGGTAGAATGAAGAAAAATATAATAACAATAGGAGGTAGTAATAGTAAAAATTCAATTAATAAAACGTTGGCTGAGCATGTTGGAGGGATGATGAATGATATTGAATTAACAAAAATTGATTTGAATGATTTTTCAATGCCACAATTTTCAATTGATATTGAAAATGAAGAGGGTTTTTCTGAGGGAGTAACTAATTTAAATACTATAATAAACAAAGCCGATGGTTTTATTATTTCATTGGCAGAACACAATGGTTCTTATTCGGTAGCATTTAAAAATGCACTTGATTGGCTATCTAGAATTAACGGTAAGGTTTGGAGAAATAAGCCGGTACTATTACTAGCAACCTCGCCAGGCGAGAGAGGAGGGCAAACGGTATTAGATATTGCTTTGGGGAGATTTCCTTATATGGGAGCAACTATTATTGGAAGTATGTCCTTTCCTTCATTTTTTGAAAATTTTAAAGAAAATGACATTGTAAATACAGATTTAAAATTAAAATTGGTAGAACTGGTTAATCAATTTAAGAAAGCATTATAGTTGTGGGAGATATTTCTAAAGATATTAATTCAATATTTTCCAATGAGAGAGTTAAAGCATTGATTAATATAAAATATACTGCTAATTGGTTAGATACTATTGGGAATGAGCTGTTAAAACCTTTCAAAATTTCTGTACAGCAGTATAATATTTTAAGAATATTGCGTGGAGCTGAAGAGGCGATTACAGTGAGCACCATTAAAAAAAGAATGATTCAAAAATCTCCAAACGCTACTCGATTAATGGATAAGTTATGTGCTAAAAAATTAATTGAAAGAACTCGATGTGAAAATGATAGAAGGATAGTTTATGTTAAAATTTCAGATAAAGGATTAAAATTATTATCAAAAATTAATATTGAAGAATTCAATAATCAGATGAATAACATAACGGTAGAAGAGGCCGAAACATTAAATAAAATTTTGGATAAAATTAGATAAGTAATGAAAAAAACAATACAAAGGGCGAATGAAAGAGGAACTGCCAATCACGGATGGTTAAAAGCCAACTTTTCGTTTAGTTTTGCAAATTATTACAACCCTGAAAAAGTAAATTTTGGCGCTTTACGTGTTTTAAATGATGATGTTATTGAAGCAGGGATGGGTTTTGGAACACATCCGCATAATAATATGGAAATTATTACTATTCCGCTAGAAGGCGCTTTAAAACATAAAGATTCTATGAGTGATAAATGGATTACTTTAGAAACAGGTGAAGTTCAAATAATGTCGGCTGGTAGTGGTTTAATGCATTCCGAAATGAATAATTCAACCACTGAACATATTAACTTGTTTCAAATATGGATAGTTCCAAATAAAAATGAAGTAAAACCGCGTTACGATCAAGGAAAATTTTCTATTTCTGCTAGAAATAATAAATTACAAGTGTTAGTTTCATCAATTGATGATAATGTAGCAAATGAGAGTCTTAAAATTCATCAAGATGCTCAAATTTCAAGAATAGATTTAAGTGAAAATACTGAATTTGAATATGAATTAGCTTCAGAAGAAAAGGGTGTTTTTGTAATGGTCATTAATGGAGAAGTTGAAATTGCTTCAGAAAAATTAACAAAAAGAGATGCTATTGGAATAGAGCAAACAAACCTTTTTAAAATTACTGCTAATAAAAAATCAGAGGTGCTTTTTATAGAAATTCCAATGAGATTCTAATTATTTTTCATTTAAAATTTTCATCATTTCAATAGCGGCAACTTTAGCTTTTGCTTTAACAAAACTTCTTGGCGTTTCATCTCCAATTTCATAAGTAATAGCTGTAGCTTTAAAATATCTTAAAAACCAGCCTTTTGAAACAGGTTGTGTGCTATCTTCTCTAATTTCATTAGGAGTGTAATTAGGAAAAGTAGCATCAATAGCACTAAACCACTCATCATAAAAATGCGGAATTGTAGTTCCTTCCATAGTACCACTTGTATAATATAAATCTTCTTGAGTAGAATGAAAATCAATACCTAAAACAACTTTTCCATCTGATTTTTTAGCTGTTTTTACAATTGTTTTTGTAACCGCCTTCACTTCTGGTTGTCGGTAAAATCCCCAATCTCTATTTAAATCTATACCATTTGCATTATGTCTCCAATGACCAAGATCTACACCATCTGGGTTTACAATTGGAAACACTAAAACTCTATATTTCGAAAAGAATATTTTAGACAATTCATTATTTTGAAGTAAGGTTTCTAAAAAACTTTGGAAAGCAATAAAACCAGAAACTTCAGGTGGGTGTTGGCGAGAAAGAAGAACAACAATATCTTTATTCTTAGGGTTTCCTGTATACATATCTAACATAGGAATTGGCCTCCCTAGAACA contains the following coding sequences:
- a CDS encoding MarR family winged helix-turn-helix transcriptional regulator; the protein is MGDISKDINSIFSNERVKALINIKYTANWLDTIGNELLKPFKISVQQYNILRILRGAEEAITVSTIKKRMIQKSPNATRLMDKLCAKKLIERTRCENDRRIVYVKISDKGLKLLSKINIEEFNNQMNNITVEEAETLNKILDKIR
- a CDS encoding pirin family protein, with protein sequence MKKTIQRANERGTANHGWLKANFSFSFANYYNPEKVNFGALRVLNDDVIEAGMGFGTHPHNNMEIITIPLEGALKHKDSMSDKWITLETGEVQIMSAGSGLMHSEMNNSTTEHINLFQIWIVPNKNEVKPRYDQGKFSISARNNKLQVLVSSIDDNVANESLKIHQDAQISRIDLSENTEFEYELASEEKGVFVMVINGEVEIASEKLTKRDAIGIEQTNLFKITANKKSEVLFIEIPMRF
- a CDS encoding M14 family metallopeptidase → MNLHKFNSPLKIAFLSFVLISNVFLSCSTVKHIHAEKPINTHNKKIYTQQKKIYDLEKMGIKLSNKFDGARLNNVTQVNDTMIAVSIYPENAPINNSAFYAFKIWSTNPKITYVQFKYSKKYSHRYIPKLKTSTTKFTPISNENVFFLDSIYTIKLNLTKEPLTVSAQEIITSTDTKNWYSKIISSNPNLVHYKTVGKSVLGRPIPMLDMYTGNPKNKDIVVLLSRQHPPEVSGFIAFQSFLETLLQNNELSKIFFSKYRVLVFPIVNPDGVDLGHWRHNANGIDLNRDWGFYRQPEVKAVTKTIVKTAKKSDGKVVLGIDFHSTQEDLYYTSGTMEGTTIPHFYDEWFSAIDATFPNYTPNEIREDSTQPVSKGWFLRYFKATAITYEIGDETPRSFVKAKAKVAAIEMMKILNEK
- a CDS encoding NADPH-dependent FMN reductase, with the translated sequence MKKNIITIGGSNSKNSINKTLAEHVGGMMNDIELTKIDLNDFSMPQFSIDIENEEGFSEGVTNLNTIINKADGFIISLAEHNGSYSVAFKNALDWLSRINGKVWRNKPVLLLATSPGERGGQTVLDIALGRFPYMGATIIGSMSFPSFFENFKENDIVNTDLKLKLVELVNQFKKAL
- a CDS encoding acyl-CoA carboxylase subunit beta, with product MNINFNKNEDYNKLQLTELKKRLLNVYKGGGIKNIEKHKAKGKLTARERINYLLDNKSRSIEIGALAGDNMYKEHGGCPSGGVVIKIGYIKGKQCIVVANDATVKAGAWFPITAKKNLRAQEIAIENRLPIIYLVDSAGVYLPMQDEIFPDKEHFGRIFRNNAIMSSMGITQISAIMGSCVAGGAYLPVMSDEALIVDKTGSIFLAGSYLVKAAIGESIDNETLGGATTHCEISGVTDYKAKDDYEALDKIKNIIDKIGDFDKAGFNRVEARKPIENPEDILGILPQTRTEQYEIRAIIERIVDDSEFEEYKKNYGKTIVCAYARIDGWAVGIVANQRKVVKNAKKEMQFGGVIYSDSADKATRFIANCNQKKIPLVFLQDVTGFMVGSKSEHGGIIKDGAKMVNAVSNSVVPKFTIIIGNSYGAGNYAMCGKAYDPRLIVAWPSARLAVMGGGQAAKVLLQIETASLKKKGEKISKEKENEILESIQERYNKQTSPYYAAAHLWTDAVINPLDTRKWISMGIEAANHAPIKKEFNLGVIQV